The nucleotide window AGAAATCCTGTTGATCCAGAAAGAATAAGCGGTGGTTCTAGTGGCGGTTCCGCTGTTGCGGTAAAGTTAGATATGGTCGACGTGGGAATTGGTACTGATACCGGAGGATCTGTAAGGATCCCTTCGTCTTTATGTGGAGTAATTGGATTTAAACCAACTACTGGGTTGATACCTAATGATGGCGTAATACCCTTTAGCTGGTCATTAGATACTGTGGGGATAATCGTAAAAGATAACATTAGATTATTACGAAGAGTTTTTGACGTTGTTCTGCCAAATGAAAAAAGAAAAGTTGAAATAGCTAAATTAAGAACAAGACCGCGTCTAGGTTTATTTCTATTCGATGATATGGAAGTTTCAAGAATATTGCTGAAAGATATATATGCTAAATTATCTTCACACTTTGATATAGTCGAGGTTGATCTTCCTTTACTAAGGCAATATGGCTCTAAAACTAGAAGAACTATATCATTAGCTGAAGCTGCTTCTTATCATAAGGATTGGATAAGTGAATATAGTGATAAATACTTCAAAGATACCTATACCTTACTCCTTGATGGTATGAAAATATCTGCTACCGACTATATAGATGCGCTTAGACATAGGAGAGTATTAATAGAAGAGTATGTAAAAGTATTTAAGAATATTGATTTCATTTTATCTCCTACAACAAAAATTGTTGCACCTAGAATTTCTGACGTAATCTCTAACCCTCTTCAATTTAGAGAATATCTAATAGCTAATACTGAACTATTTAATGTAGTTGGAGCACCATCAATAAGTGTACCATTCTCTACCCTTAATGACTTACCGGCTGGTTTAATGATAAGCGGAGAATTGTATAAAGACGGGGATTTACTTGAAGTCGCTGAATATATTTTAAACATTGTAGGAAAACATTAACGATCTACTGGGAATGAACCCTAAATTAACTGTCACCTTTTTATTCTTGCTTTTAATGGTAATTATGGGGAATGAGTTGCAATTAGAAAATAAGATACTTAAGGGAACTACAACTGTAGGAATTAGAGTAAATGATGGAGTAATCCTTGCGGCAGATAGAAGAGCTAGTGCAGGGTTTTTCGTAGCTAATAAAATGGTTAGAAAAGTATTATATATTACAGATAAAATCGGAATAACTACCGCAGGTAGTGTAGCAGATTTACAGTTTATATACGATGTATTGAAAAATATATATCATTATAATAGTATTACTAAATACGGGCCAATTTCTATAAAGGGAATTGCAACCAGGCTAGCAAATGTATTATCTGCAACAAAATATTTTCCCTATATCGTTCAAATCTTGATAGGTGGTTACGATGATCAGCCAAGATTATTCAACTTGGATTATTTAGGCGATATAACTGAAGAAAATTACGTCGCAACTGGTTCTGGTTCTCCAGTAGCTATGGGAGTGCTAGAAGATGAGTATAATCCCAAAATGACTTTAGATGAGGCAGCTGACCTAGCTAAGAGAGCTGTGTTCTCAGCAATAAAGCGGGATTCCTTTACGGGTACAGGTGTTATAGTAGCAAAAATTCACAGTAAAGGACACGAGGAATTAGAGTTCTACTTAAATAAGAAGATGTGAAGCGTTTTTAATTTTGAATAGTGAAAGTATATATTCGATGAGAGTAGTATCTTCAGCCTTTAAGAATGAGGATTTTATACCTATTAAATATACTTGTGATGGACAAGATCTGTCTCCGGAGTTAGAGTGGGATCTTGTTACTAACGCTAAAAGTTATGCGATAATCGTAGAAGATCCAGATGCGCCTGGAGGAACTTTCATACATTGGGTAATATACAACATAACTACCAATAGATTGCCAGAAGGAGTGCCAAGACTGTACAAATCACAATATGGTGTACAAGGTGTAAACGATTTTGGGAATATAGGGTATAACGGTCCGTGTCCTCCTAAGACACATCCACCTCATAGATATTATTTTTATGTTTATGCAATTGATACAATACTACTTGAAATTAAAAATATTAATGCTGATAAGTTAAAATCACTAATGGAGGGACATGGGATAGAGAGAGGATTCGTAATGGGTAAATATAAGAGAAAATAATTTCACTTATGTGGTGAGATAATGAGCACGAAGGTCGAAGAAATACTTTGGGCTGAAAAATATAGACCTAAGACGTTAGATGATATAGTAAATCAAAGAGAGATCATAGATAGGTTAAAAAAATTTGTCAAGGAAAAGAATATGCCTCATCTACTTTTTGCTGGGCCACCGGGTACCGGAAAAACTACCGCTGCTTTAGCTCTTGTACATGACTTATATGGAGATAATTATACAGAATATTTCCTCGAGCTAAATGCAAGCGATGAAAGAGGAATAGATGTAATTAGAAATAAAGTAAAGGAATTCGCTCGTACGGTAATTCCAGGTGATATTCCATTTAAGGTGGTTCTTTTAGATGAAGCAGACAACATGACCGCTGATGCCCAACAAGCTTTAAGGAGAACTATGGAGCTGTATACAGAAAACACTAGATTTATTCTAGCTTGCAATTATTTAAGTAAAATCATTGAGCCAATACAATCTAGAACTGCATTATTTAGATTTTACCCGCTGAAAAAGGAAGATGTCGTTAATAGATTAATCTATATAGCTAAAAATGAGAAAGCTGAATACGATCAGAAAGCTTTGGAAACGATCTACGATATAACTATGGGAGATATGAGAAAAAGTATAAACATTTTACAAGCCGCCTCAGCTTATGGCAAGATTAGTGTAGAGGCCGTATTTAAGGTTTTAGGATTAGCACAGCCTAAGGAAGTTAGAGAGATGATTAACTTAGCTCTGCAAGGTAAGTTCACACAAGCAAGAGATAAACTCAGAACTTTACTTATTACATATGGCCTATCTGGAGAGGATATAGTAAAGCAAATACACAGAGAGATAACTTCCTCAGAGATTCAAATAAGTGAAGAGTTGAGAGTTTTACTACTAGATTATATAGGAGAGACAGAGTTTAGAATAATAGAAGGTGCTGACGATGAAATTCAGTTATCTGCATTATTAGCTAAAATGGCAATTTATGGAAATAAGTATATAGGCAGTGAGAATAGATGATACAATGGTTTTTAAAATATAGGCCGCGTTCTCTAAAAGATGTGGAGAATCAAGATGATGCGAAAAAGCAACTACAGGAGTGGATAGAGTCTTGGCTTAACGGAAATTCTAACGTTAAGGCTGTACTATTACACGGTCCTCCAGGTGTTGGAAAAACTGTCTTAGCTGAGGCATTAGCTCACGATTATAATTTTGAGTTATTAGAAATGAACGCTAGCGATTCAAGAAAATTGCAAGATATAAAGAGCATAGCGGAAAAGGCAGCAGTTTATGGCAGTATATTTGGAACAAAGGGTAAATTAATACTTCTAGATGAGGTTGACGGAATAAATGTTCGTGAAGATACTGGAGCTATTCAAGGTATTTTAGAACTTATTGAAAAGACAAAATATCCTATTATAATGACAGCTAATGATCCATGGAATCCTGGATTAAGAGAATTAAGAAATAAGGCAAAAATGATCGAATTAAGTAAGTTAGGTAAGTATCCTTTAAGAAGAATTTTAAAAAAGATTTGCCAAGCAGAAAAGATTATTTGTGACGATGAGGCCTTAAATTATATAATTGATAGCAGTGAAGGAGATGCTAGATATGCAATTAATATTTTGCAAGGAATTGGGGAAGGATACGGAAAGGTTACTCTTAATTTGGTTGAATCATTAGCTAAAAGAAAAGAACGTGAATTAGACCCATTTGAAACGCTAAGAGATATATTCTGGGCAAGATATGCATGGCAAGCTAAAAATGCAGCTACAAGTGCTCAAATAGATTATGATATGCTAATCAGATGGATATCAGAAAACATACCTATACAATACGATAATATTGAAGATATTTGGAGAGCTTTTGATGCTCTCTCTAGAGCTTCAATATTCCTAAAGAGAGCAAAAAGCGGTGATTGGGACTTATTATCTTACGCGTATGATATGATGAGCTCTGGAGTAGCTTTTGCAGAACCTGAAAAGAAAAAGCCAAATTGGAAACCAAAATGGAAAAAATATCAATTCCCGTCGTATATACAACTACTATCTAAGAGTAAAGATATAAGGGATACAAGGGACGAAATCATTAAGAAACTAGCAATACATTCATCCTTTAATAAGGCACTAAATGACACATATCCATTTTTCCTACTATTCTATAAAAAATACGATAAACATCTTAATTTAAATACGAAAGAAAAGGAGTATCTTAGTTCCATATCTAAATCTTAGTCTTTCTCCTTTATTTTATCTATTACTTTTATATCATCAATCATGGTATATGGATATTTTCCGTTCTCATCTTTTTCATATTTTTTTACCATATCCCAAATAGTTAACAAGGAGATAGATGTAGCAACTAGTGCCTCCATTTCTACTCCAGTCTTATAATGGGCCTTCACCTTAGATCTAACTCTTATACCACTATTCTCAATTTTTATATCAATATCAACATTTTCTAATGGTATTAAATGGCATAGAGGTAGAAGCTCAGAAGTTTTCTTTGCAGCCATAATCCCTGCAGTCTTAGCAACAGTAATTACGTTACCCTTCTCTATTTCATTTTCTATAATTCTCTTTATAGTATCGTTCTTTAGTTTAATGAATCCCTCAGCTTCAGCCTCTCTTAATACAGTTTCCTTTTGAGATATATCTACCATCTTAGCTTCGGAACTCATTTTTATCCAGCTCTTCTAATAGGTTAATCAAGATTACTACTTTAGGGTTAGAGTAATTTAATCTTACTATTTTTTTATCACTACCTATTACTTCAATTAAATCCATCTTCTGTAAATCTTCCAGTTCTCTTCTTAGTTTATCATAGTGGATTTTAGATAATCTATATAATTTAGTGATGTTCATATCACCGTTTTTTATCAATATATACAATATTTTCATTTTAGATGGATTATAGATTAAGCTCTCGATTTTAACCTCACCATTATTTGTTGCATAATATAATCGTCTAATCTTTTATCTAATGGAAGAGAAAGAGAAACGAGAGTCGTTCTTCCTCTCATTCCTTTTCCACTCTGTCTTGTATTAATTATCCCTATTACCTTAAGTTTTCTCAGATACTCATAAACTTGCGTATGTCTTCTAGGTTCCTCATTAAACTCTCTTGATAATGATATGTATTCCTCTTCTAAGGTTCCCATTGTGATCTCATCAGCTTTAGTCTTATTTAAAGCTCTTATCAACGCTTTTAAGAGTATAAGTTGATGCAAATCGAGATACGATAAACTATCTATAATCTCTTGAATCTCCGGATTTATTGTAGAATTAGCCTTCTTAGCATGATCTAACAATACCACTGGCGATCCCTCCTTCTCTGCTATCTCTCCAGCTAAACTTAGAGTCTCTATTGCAATTCTAGCATTACCATTACCTCCTTTATCATAACCATAAGTATTGGATATAAATTGTAATACCTCATCGTCTACAGCATTGTCATTAAAAGCCTCATCCACTCTATACTTCAAAATATCGTAAAGTTCCATAGACTTATAAGGAGGAAATTCAATTAACCTTCTAGCTATATGATCCCTTATACTTCTATCTAATTTATAAATTGAATGACTCTCATTAACTATAAATATATAACTAATTCTCTTTATTATTGCAGATATTTCATCATACAATCTTACTAAGAAGTATATTTCCTCAGTATTTGCTGTATTTAGAAAATGCCCAAATTCATCTAGTGCAACTATTAGATGTATATTTCTTCTATCTAGATATTCATGGATCATCTTAAATACTTCTTGTGCCGATAGTCCCCTCGAAGGTATAGGTAGTTTTAACGCGTTAGCTATTTCTTGGCTTATTAAATACAGCGTTCTATGTCTATAACAATTTATATGAACATACTTTACTTTAACCCCATATTCTCTCTCCGCAATATCTTCAAAATTTTTACCAAACAATCTAACAGTAGCTGTTTTCCCAGTACCTGTCCTACCTAGTATTACAACTCTTTCAGAATCTTTAGCGTCTCCAGCTAATAGATCTTTGAATATAAATCCTAACTCCTTAATCTTCTCTTCTCTATGTGGTAAATTTTCCGGTACATAATCTGGTGAAAGCTTGTCCTTATGTTTAATTATCAATACAGATGATCTTAAACTATCTGAAAGTATGTCCTTAGCTGAAACCAAAACTTTTACCCCAATCTAAATTAAGTGGTATTACCTTATATTTTATCTAAGAGAGTAGCCCGAAACTTTTCTTGATTCTTTCTCAAAAGCGATATCCCAGCAAATTCCTTTAGTACATTAACGTGAAGTACAACCTCAGGATCTTTAAAATCAACATTAATTAAACCCTTCAGCCCTATTCCTACTCCCATTTCAATTTCTCTACAATTTACGTCAATTCCCCTATTATAACAGCGAACGTAAAATGTTTTGAGATCTTTTGTCTTATTTTTTATAAAATTTATTACATTAACAACAATTTCCTTTTCATTGGTGGAATTTATAATCAACTGAAATGGATATACTTTTTCAGCACAAGACGGAGGAGAAGCAAAAAGTAAACCATAAACCACTAATGAATCTAAATTTGAGTAAACAATAGCTACGTTTTGCACATATTCTATAACTCTAGCATCAATATCCTTTATAAGTATCCTATTCAAAATCTCATTTATACACTTTCGACCTTTACCAGGCTTTGTAGTTACAAGAGCCTTTGGGTTCTGCCACATCAAATATAAGGTTTTGTATTAAGAAAAAATATATTATGATCGAAGTAAAACTCAGAGCTATTAAAAGATTGTCAAATGTTTACACTCGCCGAGTTATGATAATAGAGGATTGGAATGGAAGCTCAATAACAACGGGTAACATTGAGTTAGTAAAAGGAAGCGAAAATCAGTTACCACAATGGTTAGCTATTATCTTAGAAGGAAAAAAGGTAGCTAAAATAGAAGATAAAATCTCAATTGAAGATTTAGGAAGAATTCTTTTCCAAGAAAGGCAAAATATGAACACGCCAGCTTCTTTAGTTCCATTAGGTAAGGATTTCACAAGCAGAGTACAACTTTATCTAGAAACCTTAAGGAAAGACAACAATGTTGAGAGTTTAGAAAAACTTAGAAAATCAATAGGCATACTGAATGAAATCATTAAAATAAGACTAAGAAAACTAATCCAACTCGCATTTCTTAACATCGATGATCAGAACTTAATTAATGGAATGACAGAAGAAGAGCTTTTAATCTATAAGACAATAAAACAACTTATTAAGGAATTATATGGTGATATAATTGGAAATTCCTAGTAAACAGATTGACTATAGAGACGTATTTATAGAGTTTCTGACAACTTTCAAGGGTAACAATAATCAAAACAAATATATCGAGAGGATAAACGAGCTAGTAGCGTATAGGAAAAAAAGTCTTATAATAGAATTTTCTGATGTACTTTCGTTCAATGAAAATTTGGCTTATGAGATAATAAATAATACCAAAATTATTCTACCAATTCTGGAAGGTGCATTGTATGATCATATCTTGCAATTGGATCCTACATATCAACGAGATATAGAAAAAGTTCATGTTAGAATTGTAGGAATACCTAGAGTAATAGAACTTAGAAAAATAAGAAGTACCGATATAGGTAAACTAATAACTATTGATGGAATCTTAGTTAAAGTTACTCCGGTAAAAGAGAGAATTTACAAGGCAACTTATAAGCACATTCACCCAGACTGTATGCAGGAGTTTGAGTGGCCAGAAGATGAAGAGATGCCAGAAGTATTAGAAATGCCAACTATATGTCCAAAATGTGGTAAGCCTGGACAGTTCAGACTAATCCCAGAGAAAACAAAGTTAATTGACTGGCAAAAAGCGGTAATCCAGGAGAGACCAGAAGAGGTACCCTCAGGTCAGTTACCTAGGCAGTTGGAAATAATACTTGAAGATGATTTAGTTGATTCTGCGAGACCTGGAGATAGGGTAAAAGTAACGGGAATTTTAGATATAAAACAAGACTCCCCGGTCAAAAGGGGAAGTAGAGCAGTATTTGACATTTATATGAAAGTAAGTAGTATAGAAGTTTCACAAAAAGTATTAGATGAGGTAATCATCTCTGAAGAAGACGAGAAAAAGATTAAAGACTTAGCTAAAGATCCTTGGATACGTGATAGAATCATATCATCGATAGCACCATCTATTTACGGTCACTGGGAACTAAAAGAAGCTCTAGCATTAGCATTATTTGGAGGAGTTCCTAAGGTTCTAGAAGATACGAGAATAAGAGGAGATATTCACATACTGATAATAGGTGATCCCGGTACTGCCAAATCACAAATGCTACAGTTTATCTCAAGAGTAGCCCCAAGGGCAGTTTACACGACCGGTAAAGGATCCACAGCTGCAGGTTTAACAGCTGCTGTAGTAAGAGAAAAGGGAACTGGAGAGTATTACTTAGAAGCTGGTGCGTTAGTACTTGCTGATGGTGGAATAGCAGTTATTGATGAAATAGACAAGATGAGGGATGAAGATAGAGTAGCCATTCATGAGGCAATGGAACAACAGACAGTCTCAATAGCAAAAGCTGGAATAGTAGCTAAATTAAACGCTAGGGCTGCAGTTATAGCTGCAGGGAATCCGAAATTCGGGAGATACATAAGTGAAAGACCAGTGTCTGATAATATCAACCTACCTCCAACAATCTTGTCAAGATTTGACCTAATATTTATACTAAAGGATCAACCAGGTGAACAAGATAGAGAACTTGCGAATTACATATTAGATGTACATTCAGGAAAATCCACAAAAAATATTATAGATATAGATACATTAAGAAAATATATAGCATATGCAAGGAAATACGTTACACCAAAAATTACTAGTGAGGCTAAGAATCTGATTACAGATTTCTTCGTAGAAATGAGGAAGAAAAGCTCAGAAACACCTGATAGCCCAATATTGATAACTCCAAGACAATTAGAGGCTTTAATAAGAATTTCAGAAGCCTATGCCAAGATGGCTCTTAAGGCTGAAGTCACTAGAGAAGATGCAGAAAGAGCAATAAATATCATGAGACTTTTCCTAGAGAGTGTAGGAGTTGATATGGAAAGTGGAAAAATAGATATAGATACAATAATGACTGGTAAACCTAAAAGCGCTAGAGAGAAAATGATGAAAATAATAGAAATAATAGATAGTTTAGCTGTAAGTTCTGAGTGCGCAAAAGTTAAGGACATACTAAAAGAAGCTCAACAAGTAGGCATTGAAAAAAGTAATATAGAAAAATTACTTACAGATATGAGAAAGAGTGGTATAATATATGAAGCAAAACCAGAATGTTACAAAAAAGTCTAGGCTAATTTCTTATATATTGGCAGAGGAGACCACATTACCCATGCTGGTACTTGCTTTATTAATTCGTAAGCTTCCTCCCAACCAGAGAGCCCTAACCTTTTTGATAGTTCTTCTAATGTCATCTGTGTTCTTACGTATTCGTTAAGAACCGCTATCGTATCATCGTTTATCTCCACTTCTCTACCACTTGAGAGCTTTATCTTTAACATTTCCATGGATAATCATCTCATATCCCAAATATAGATTTTACTGCATTAATTCCGTATATAGACCATATGGCTAAAACTAAAATTATAAGCGAAATTAGAATTGACATTGCACCTAAACTATGCTCATTTCTCTCCATGAAGTAAACTCCCAGGAGCAAAAATATTATTATAATAACTCCTAGCGCAAGGTAACCAGCACTATTTAATGCTTGTCCGTTATTTAACGGTGAAATATAATAGGGAAAAGCAATGACTCCCAATATACCAATAATTAAAATAAATATTAGAATCAAAATTACATAGCTATTTATAACCTCGTTGTAAAGTCTGTTATACTTTTTTGGCATGATATTACTTCACCATGGGACATTTTTAATTTTTAGCAAATAAGCAACGTAGTTTGTCCCTTGATGCAAAAAGAAAGCTAATCCACATATGAACAAAAACTGATACCACGTAATATTTACACGCATCAACACAAGTATTAGAGAAGCTCCTAAGACAAAATCTAATTGATCTAAACCTAAAACTCTTCCACCCCTAGGTATACCAAGTCTCCTCTTTATAAAGGCACCAATCATATCCCCTATCATTGCGAATAAGGACTCTAAAAACGATATAAGAGTCCACTCAGCTGTAAAAAATTTAGATATAATAACACCTACTGTAGTACCGAAAGTTAATGCAACAATTAGGCCCTCAAAGGTCTTCCCATCTCCAAATAGTCTCCTCCCATCTACGAAATTCTTACCAAAATCTATTGGAGTCCCCCTTTTAATGAATGGACCACTTCCATTAGCGACAAATGCAGGTAGATATATGAGAATTGATAATAAAAGATCGTATGCTATAGACAACCAATTACACCCCTTTCAGTTATCTTAAATTTACATCTCCTAAGGTTACCTATAATATAAGATTTAGTAATCCTCAAAACATCATCGGAGAACTTTCGCATAAATTTTTCCCCAGCCACCTTATTATTGGCTGATACTTCCCAAACTAATAGAATTTTTACGTTAGACTGGGCGATCGACCTCAAAATAATTAATAGCTTTAAGAAACTATGTACATTCCGTTCATATCTATAAAACGTATTAATTGTGTCAACTACTATAAGACTGGGCTTATATTCCAAAGAATTGATTATTCCATTAAATAGTTCAATATTGCTTTTAACAGAAGCGAAATAAACTCCTTGACCAACCTTAATCTTTTCTAACCTAGCCTCGAAAAGAGAACCTTCAGTCGAGATGAAAACGGAAGTCCTTATTTCCAAGGCCAATTCTAACGAAAGACTAGTCTTTCCTACCCCAGACTCGCCGTATATTGACACCAAATTTCCCCTTTCAAATACAAATGTTGACAAATTCAAAGCTTATAACTCACTAAATAAACATCTTACATGTGAAAATAAAAAATGTAGCAATTATCACTGATTCTCCTAAAGTATATAAGAACATATTAGATGAACTAAAGAGAAGAAATATACAGATTTCTGAGAATGGAGAAGTGAAAATAGTAATAGATTCAGTAAAGGAAAGAAGTGATATTCTTAGATATGTGGGCCGTATAATAGCTATCTCAAGGGGAAAACAAGAATTCAACGAACTACTAATAGGCATAGATACCAATTCACCCTATCTAACTGTTGTTGCACTCATAGATGGAGAATTGATAGAATATAGAAGATCTTATGGACTTCAACCTTTAATTAACGCAATTAGTGAAATCCTAATTACATACCCAGCAAAAAGAAAAATAATAGGAGTAGGTATTGGAAATAAATATGGAAAAGAAATATATAGTGTTCTCTCAATGATCTATGAAAATGTAAAGAGTATAGACGAGAAGTACACAAATGCGAAATCACCCTTTAATCAGATAAAGGATAAAGACATAAGAGCAGCGTATAGTATAGCCTTAAGGGCATCTTCATGAAAAAAGAACAGATAATACAAGGGCCTTGTACAATAAAAGTTTTAGAGGGAGAGGCTAGAATACTCGGAATAGAGATACAGAAAAACGATTTGTTAACAATACCATCAGATAAGACGTATACTCTTGTTTATGATGAAAATACAAGGTT belongs to Saccharolobus solfataricus and includes:
- a CDS encoding amidase, producing MKLEELNSKYNAFITLHTIEEGNDKGKLKDVTFGIKDVILTKDVRTTAGSRVLENYVPQRNAYVVDAILREGGKIIGKTNTHEFALGATNTSSIGGPARNPVDPERISGGSSGGSAVAVKLDMVDVGIGTDTGGSVRIPSSLCGVIGFKPTTGLIPNDGVIPFSWSLDTVGIIVKDNIRLLRRVFDVVLPNEKRKVEIAKLRTRPRLGLFLFDDMEVSRILLKDIYAKLSSHFDIVEVDLPLLRQYGSKTRRTISLAEAASYHKDWISEYSDKYFKDTYTLLLDGMKISATDYIDALRHRRVLIEEYVKVFKNIDFILSPTTKIVAPRISDVISNPLQFREYLIANTELFNVVGAPSISVPFSTLNDLPAGLMISGELYKDGDLLEVAEYILNIVGKH
- the psmB gene encoding archaeal proteasome endopeptidase complex subunit beta, yielding MVIMGNELQLENKILKGTTTVGIRVNDGVILAADRRASAGFFVANKMVRKVLYITDKIGITTAGSVADLQFIYDVLKNIYHYNSITKYGPISIKGIATRLANVLSATKYFPYIVQILIGGYDDQPRLFNLDYLGDITEENYVATGSGSPVAMGVLEDEYNPKMTLDEAADLAKRAVFSAIKRDSFTGTGVIVAKIHSKGHEELEFYLNKKM
- a CDS encoding YbhB/YbcL family Raf kinase inhibitor-like protein, with protein sequence MRVVSSAFKNEDFIPIKYTCDGQDLSPELEWDLVTNAKSYAIIVEDPDAPGGTFIHWVIYNITTNRLPEGVPRLYKSQYGVQGVNDFGNIGYNGPCPPKTHPPHRYYFYVYAIDTILLEIKNINADKLKSLMEGHGIERGFVMGKYKRK
- a CDS encoding replication factor C small subunit, producing the protein MSTKVEEILWAEKYRPKTLDDIVNQREIIDRLKKFVKEKNMPHLLFAGPPGTGKTTAALALVHDLYGDNYTEYFLELNASDERGIDVIRNKVKEFARTVIPGDIPFKVVLLDEADNMTADAQQALRRTMELYTENTRFILACNYLSKIIEPIQSRTALFRFYPLKKEDVVNRLIYIAKNEKAEYDQKALETIYDITMGDMRKSINILQAASAYGKISVEAVFKVLGLAQPKEVREMINLALQGKFTQARDKLRTLLITYGLSGEDIVKQIHREITSSEIQISEELRVLLLDYIGETEFRIIEGADDEIQLSALLAKMAIYGNKYIGSENR
- a CDS encoding replication factor C large subunit — translated: MIQWFLKYRPRSLKDVENQDDAKKQLQEWIESWLNGNSNVKAVLLHGPPGVGKTVLAEALAHDYNFELLEMNASDSRKLQDIKSIAEKAAVYGSIFGTKGKLILLDEVDGINVREDTGAIQGILELIEKTKYPIIMTANDPWNPGLRELRNKAKMIELSKLGKYPLRRILKKICQAEKIICDDEALNYIIDSSEGDARYAINILQGIGEGYGKVTLNLVESLAKRKERELDPFETLRDIFWARYAWQAKNAATSAQIDYDMLIRWISENIPIQYDNIEDIWRAFDALSRASIFLKRAKSGDWDLLSYAYDMMSSGVAFAEPEKKKPNWKPKWKKYQFPSYIQLLSKSKDIRDTRDEIIKKLAIHSSFNKALNDTYPFFLLFYKKYDKHLNLNTKEKEYLSSISKS
- the moaC gene encoding cyclic pyranopterin monophosphate synthase MoaC, producing MSSEAKMVDISQKETVLREAEAEGFIKLKNDTIKRIIENEIEKGNVITVAKTAGIMAAKKTSELLPLCHLIPLENVDIDIKIENSGIRVRSKVKAHYKTGVEMEALVATSISLLTIWDMVKKYEKDENGKYPYTMIDDIKVIDKIKEKD
- a CDS encoding ORC1-type DNA replication protein; translated protein: MVSAKDILSDSLRSSVLIIKHKDKLSPDYVPENLPHREEKIKELGFIFKDLLAGDAKDSERVVILGRTGTGKTATVRLFGKNFEDIAEREYGVKVKYVHINCYRHRTLYLISQEIANALKLPIPSRGLSAQEVFKMIHEYLDRRNIHLIVALDEFGHFLNTANTEEIYFLVRLYDEISAIIKRISYIFIVNESHSIYKLDRSIRDHIARRLIEFPPYKSMELYDILKYRVDEAFNDNAVDDEVLQFISNTYGYDKGGNGNARIAIETLSLAGEIAEKEGSPVVLLDHAKKANSTINPEIQEIIDSLSYLDLHQLILLKALIRALNKTKADEITMGTLEEEYISLSREFNEEPRRHTQVYEYLRKLKVIGIINTRQSGKGMRGRTTLVSLSLPLDKRLDDYIMQQIMVRLKSRA
- a CDS encoding THUMP domain-containing protein codes for the protein MWQNPKALVTTKPGKGRKCINEILNRILIKDIDARVIEYVQNVAIVYSNLDSLVVYGLLFASPPSCAEKVYPFQLIINSTNEKEIVVNVINFIKNKTKDLKTFYVRCYNRGIDVNCREIEMGVGIGLKGLINVDFKDPEVVLHVNVLKEFAGISLLRKNQEKFRATLLDKI
- the mcm gene encoding minichromosome maintenance protein MCM — translated: MEIPSKQIDYRDVFIEFLTTFKGNNNQNKYIERINELVAYRKKSLIIEFSDVLSFNENLAYEIINNTKIILPILEGALYDHILQLDPTYQRDIEKVHVRIVGIPRVIELRKIRSTDIGKLITIDGILVKVTPVKERIYKATYKHIHPDCMQEFEWPEDEEMPEVLEMPTICPKCGKPGQFRLIPEKTKLIDWQKAVIQERPEEVPSGQLPRQLEIILEDDLVDSARPGDRVKVTGILDIKQDSPVKRGSRAVFDIYMKVSSIEVSQKVLDEVIISEEDEKKIKDLAKDPWIRDRIISSIAPSIYGHWELKEALALALFGGVPKVLEDTRIRGDIHILIIGDPGTAKSQMLQFISRVAPRAVYTTGKGSTAAGLTAAVVREKGTGEYYLEAGALVLADGGIAVIDEIDKMRDEDRVAIHEAMEQQTVSIAKAGIVAKLNARAAVIAAGNPKFGRYISERPVSDNINLPPTILSRFDLIFILKDQPGEQDRELANYILDVHSGKSTKNIIDIDTLRKYIAYARKYVTPKITSEAKNLITDFFVEMRKKSSETPDSPILITPRQLEALIRISEAYAKMALKAEVTREDAERAINIMRLFLESVGVDMESGKIDIDTIMTGKPKSAREKMMKIIEIIDSLAVSSECAKVKDILKEAQQVGIEKSNIEKLLTDMRKSGIIYEAKPECYKKV
- a CDS encoding CDP-2,3-bis-(O-geranylgeranyl)-sn-glycerol synthase, which encodes MSIAYDLLLSILIYLPAFVANGSGPFIKRGTPIDFGKNFVDGRRLFGDGKTFEGLIVALTFGTTVGVIISKFFTAEWTLISFLESLFAMIGDMIGAFIKRRLGIPRGGRVLGLDQLDFVLGASLILVLMRVNITWYQFLFICGLAFFLHQGTNYVAYLLKIKNVPW
- a CDS encoding AAA family ATPase, with protein sequence MNLSTFVFERGNLVSIYGESGVGKTSLSLELALEIRTSVFISTEGSLFEARLEKIKVGQGVYFASVKSNIELFNGIINSLEYKPSLIVVDTINTFYRYERNVHSFLKLLIILRSIAQSNVKILLVWEVSANNKVAGEKFMRKFSDDVLRITKSYIIGNLRRCKFKITERGVIGCL